The proteins below come from a single Corylus avellana chromosome ca3, CavTom2PMs-1.0 genomic window:
- the LOC132175144 gene encoding cold and drought-regulated protein CORA-like: MGSSKTFVLFGLVFAVVLLISSHVSARELEENVKTDGYGHGGGYGHGGGYGHGGGYGHGGGHGHGGGYGHGGHGGHHPPGHGGASETETETETNKN; encoded by the exons ATGGGTTCCTCCAAGACCTTTGTTCTCTTTGGCCTCGTCTTTGCTGTTGTGCTTCTCATCTCCTCCCATGTCTCAGCTCGTGAGCTAG AGGAAAATGTCAAAACTGACGGATATGGCCATGGAGGAGGATATGGCCATGGCGGAGGATATGGTCATGGTGGCGGATATGGTCATGGTGGAGGACATGGACATGGTGGCGGATATGGACATGGTGGTCATGGAGGTCACCATCCCCCAGGACACGGTGGTGCTAGCGAGACAGAAACCGAAACTGAAACCAACAAAAATTAG
- the LOC132173297 gene encoding uncharacterized protein LOC132173297 — protein sequence MGYSKTFLVLGLVFAVVLFISSHVSARQIVEAAQTQENLQTQAVEEANHYDQLHHRHGHHHHHHHDHHHGVWTPWTPWTWRGSPWPWAWSSPRPWSWSWSSPRPWTRCCW from the exons ATGGGTTACTCCAAGACTTTTCTTGTCCTTGGTCTTGTGTTTGCTGTTGTGCTTTTCATCTCCTCCCATGTCTCAGCTCGTCAGATTGTTGAGGCCGCTCAAACCC AGGAGAATTTGCAAACTCAGGCTGTGGAGGAGGCCAACCATTATGACCAGCTCCACCATCGTCATGGtcatcaccatcaccaccatCATGATCATCACCACGGTGTATGGACACCATGGACACCATGGACATGGAGGGGGTCACCATGGCCCTGGGCATGGTCATCACCCCGGCCATGGTCATGGTCATGGTCATCCCCCCGGCCATGGACACGGTGCTGCTGGTGA
- the LOC132176429 gene encoding uncharacterized protein LOC132176429, with the protein MGYSKTFLLLGLVFAVVLFISSHVSARDLLAEPAQNEEMVKTEDEHDHEHHDHDDHDHHHHDHEHHEKMVKTEDEHDHEHHDHHHHDDHDHHHHDHEHHGGSLSGHDEIGEKVETDSVGEAKREHHHRRHHGDHSGHD; encoded by the exons ATGGGTTACTCCAAGACCTTTCTTCTCCTTGGTCTTGTCTTTGCTGTGGTGCTATTCATCTCCTCTCATGTCTCCGCTCGTGACCTGCTTGCTGAGCCTGCTCAAAACG AGGAAATGGTCAAAACTGAAGATGAACACGACCATGAACATCATGAtcatgatgatcatgatcatcatcatcatgatcatgAGCACCATGAGAAAATGGTCAAAACTGAAGATGAACACGACCATGAAcatcatgatcatcatcatcatgatgatcatgatcatcatcatcatgatcatgAGCACCATGGAGGTAGTCTCTCGGGACATGATGAAATAG GGGAAAAGGTCGAAACTGACTCTGTGGGGGAGGCCAAACGTGAACATCACCATCGACGTCATCATGGTGATCACTCAGGACACGATTAG
- the LOC132176704 gene encoding uncharacterized protein LOC132176704 codes for MGYSKTFLLLGLVFAVVLFISSHVSARDLLAEPAQNEEMVKTEDEHDHEHHHHDHDDHDHHHHHDHDHDHDDKHHGGSPPGHDEIGEKVETDSVGEAKREHRRRRRHGDHSGHD; via the exons ATGGGTTACTCCAAGACCTTTCTTCTCCTTGGTCTTGTCTTTGCTGTGGTGCTATTCATCTCCTCTCATGTCTCAGCTCGTGACCTGCTTGCTGAGCCTGCTCAAAACG AGGAAATGGTCAAAACTGAAGATGAACACGACCATgaacatcatcatcatgatcatgatgatcatgatcatcatcatcatcatgaccATGACCATGACCATGATGATAAGCACCATGGAGGTAGTCCCCCGGGACATGATGAAATAG GGGAAAAGGTCGAAACTGACTCTGTGGGGGAGGCCAAACGTGAACATCGCCGTAGACGTCGTCATGGTGATCACTCAGGACACGATTAG